The following are encoded together in the Adhaeribacter arboris genome:
- a CDS encoding sodium:solute symporter, whose amino-acid sequence MSPIIIISIIAAYFCILILISFLTSSKSDNTDSFFLANRKSPWFVVAFGMIGTSLSGVTFISIPGMVNKAEFSYLQFVFGYLLGYLVIATILMPLYYRLNLISIYAYLEQRFGYWSYKTGAFFFLLARTIGAALRLYVVAGVLQLAVFDALGVPFTVSVFITIALIWVYTFRGGMKTIIWTDTFQTLAMLICVGASIILISDELNLSFQGLVKTVEESSFSKVFFWDVKDSRYFLKQFFSGAFITIVMTGLDQDMMQKNLSCKNLGEAQKNMFTFSIILVLVNILFLSLGALLYIFAQAKGINLPGKGDDVFPFLALNYFPAFAAIAFILGIVAITYASADSALTALTTSFCVDFLDFKNRPETERQRLKFYVHIGFSLLLMLVILIFKLINDESVVTAVFKIAGYTYGPLLGLYAFGLFIRRNLQDRWVPIVCFLSPILTYIININSKEWFWGYEFGFEILMLNGFITILGLLAISRPKVEELEPAAG is encoded by the coding sequence ATGTCGCCGATTATTATCATTAGCATTATTGCGGCTTATTTTTGCATATTAATTCTGATTTCTTTCCTTACCAGCAGTAAATCCGATAATACCGATTCTTTTTTCCTGGCTAACCGGAAGTCGCCGTGGTTTGTGGTAGCCTTCGGGATGATTGGTACTTCGCTATCTGGAGTTACTTTTATTTCTATTCCGGGCATGGTAAATAAGGCCGAGTTTTCGTACCTGCAATTTGTTTTTGGGTATTTATTGGGCTACTTGGTTATTGCTACTATTTTAATGCCTTTGTATTACCGTTTAAATTTAATTTCTATTTATGCCTATTTAGAGCAGCGCTTTGGCTATTGGTCGTATAAAACCGGGGCGTTTTTCTTTTTGCTGGCCCGTACTATTGGGGCCGCTCTGCGCTTGTACGTGGTGGCCGGGGTATTGCAGTTAGCGGTTTTCGATGCTTTAGGCGTACCATTTACCGTATCGGTATTTATTACCATTGCGCTTATTTGGGTGTATACGTTTCGGGGGGGCATGAAAACCATTATCTGGACTGATACTTTCCAGACCTTAGCCATGCTAATATGCGTGGGAGCCAGTATTATTTTAATTTCCGATGAGCTGAATTTATCGTTTCAAGGTTTGGTAAAAACCGTGGAAGAAAGCAGCTTTTCCAAAGTATTTTTCTGGGACGTAAAAGATAGCCGCTATTTTCTAAAGCAGTTTTTCTCCGGCGCTTTTATCACCATTGTAATGACCGGGCTGGACCAGGACATGATGCAGAAAAATTTGAGCTGTAAAAACCTCGGCGAAGCGCAGAAAAACATGTTTACTTTCAGCATTATTCTGGTATTAGTAAATATTTTATTTTTATCCTTAGGCGCTTTGCTTTACATTTTTGCGCAAGCGAAAGGTATAAACTTACCTGGTAAAGGCGACGATGTATTTCCGTTTCTGGCGCTAAATTATTTTCCGGCTTTTGCGGCCATAGCTTTTATTTTAGGCATTGTGGCAATTACCTACGCCAGCGCCGACTCCGCCCTTACCGCCCTAACTACTTCATTCTGCGTAGATTTTCTGGATTTTAAAAACCGCCCCGAAACCGAACGGCAACGCCTGAAATTTTACGTGCACATTGGGTTTTCGCTGTTGCTCATGCTCGTTATTCTTATTTTTAAATTAATAAACGACGAGAGCGTGGTAACCGCCGTTTTTAAAATTGCGGGTTACACCTACGGACCTTTGCTGGGTTTATATGCTTTCGGCTTGTTCATCCGCCGCAATTTGCAAGATAGATGGGTGCCGATTGTTTGTTTTCTATCGCCGATTCTTACTTATATTATTAACATAAACTCCAAAGAATGGTTCTGGGGATATGAGTTTGGATTTGAAATTTTAATGTTAAATGGCTTTATTACCATTCTGGGCTTATTAGCTATTTCCCGACCAAAGGTGGAGGAGTTGGAACCAGCGGCGGGTTAA
- a CDS encoding MBL fold metallo-hydrolase encodes MRNEHLKTVKPNFPGNKVINGQFANGEELYTPSFKTVIKWQLSRNPQKEEKEKDNYVPAVIPDAQLFTCNHDLLVWLGHASFLLQLNGVSFLLDPVLVDSPFLRRRHPLPCSLSDIRHIDYLALSHGHRDHLDEKSIQTVVQNNPQVKALIPLAMGPLLHQMAPGITYQEAGWYQQYSLPENLGIAVYYLPAAHWHRRGLTDMNKILWGSFLFKTTSNLIYFGGDSAYEKHFVEIKDLFGPPDIAILPIGAYKPPYMMQLSHMNPPEAVQAFNDLGAKTFIPMHYGTFDLSDEPAGEPIRWMQELAAAGKLHGKLKIPAVGERVLL; translated from the coding sequence ATTTTCCGGGTAATAAAGTAATTAACGGCCAATTTGCTAACGGCGAAGAATTGTATACTCCTTCTTTCAAAACTGTTATAAAATGGCAGCTATCCCGCAATCCGCAAAAAGAAGAAAAAGAAAAAGATAATTATGTTCCGGCGGTCATTCCGGATGCCCAACTATTTACTTGCAATCACGATTTGCTGGTGTGGTTAGGCCACGCTTCTTTTTTACTGCAATTAAATGGCGTTTCTTTTCTCCTGGATCCGGTATTGGTAGATTCGCCTTTTCTCCGGAGACGGCATCCGTTACCTTGCTCCCTGAGTGATATCCGCCATATTGATTACCTGGCGCTCTCGCACGGCCATCGCGACCATCTCGATGAAAAATCTATCCAAACCGTTGTACAAAATAACCCGCAAGTAAAAGCACTCATTCCGTTGGCGATGGGTCCGTTGCTGCACCAAATGGCACCCGGCATTACGTACCAGGAAGCGGGCTGGTACCAGCAATACAGCCTTCCGGAAAATTTGGGAATAGCCGTCTATTATTTACCCGCTGCGCATTGGCACCGCCGGGGTTTAACCGATATGAACAAAATTTTATGGGGAAGCTTTTTATTTAAAACTACTTCTAACCTTATTTATTTTGGCGGCGATAGCGCTTACGAAAAACACTTTGTTGAAATTAAAGATTTATTTGGACCTCCGGATATAGCCATCTTACCCATTGGGGCTTATAAACCACCCTACATGATGCAACTCAGCCACATGAATCCGCCGGAAGCAGTGCAAGCCTTTAACGATTTAGGCGCTAAAACTTTTATCCCGATGCACTACGGCACTTTCGATCTTTCGGATGAGCCGGCCGGCGAACCAATAAGATGGATGCAGGAATTAGCTGCCGCCGGTAAATTGCACGGTAAACTAAAGATTCCGGCGGTGGGGGAACGAGTACTTTTATAG